The Salvelinus namaycush isolate Seneca chromosome 38, SaNama_1.0, whole genome shotgun sequence genome includes a window with the following:
- the phyh gene encoding phytanoyl-CoA dioxygenase, peroxisomal, translating into MSRAADRLKVVVNHLDRPSSFVQASTSGQNVTYYQPQALRYSFDNDLLSTEQRISYEEDGFLLIKGLVSGEDIDRFRAAFERICRREVQVPGLVVMRDVSIAKSEFVPDQKAISKLQDFQEEPELFRYCSLPQILNYVECFTGPNIMAMHTMLINKPPDTGNKTSRHPMHQDLHYFPFRPADRIVCSWTAMEKVHRQNGCLVVLPGSHHGTLKEHDYPEWEGGVNKMYHGIRDHDPNHPRVHLEMEKGDTVFFHPLLIHGSGMNQTQGFRKAISCHYASADSYYIDVRGTTQENIGQEVKEIAARKYAVNDVTFEDTWAVRGRLVQGDRTNL; encoded by the exons ATGTCTCGAGCGGCAGACAGACTGAAAGTGGTCGTGAATCATCTGGATCGACCATCTTCTTTTGTT CAAGCATCTACCTCTGGCCAAAACGTTACCTACTATCAACCACAAGCACTGAG GTATTCCTTTGACAATGATCTGCTGAGCACTGAGCAGAGAATCTCCTATGAGGAGGATGGGTTCCTCCTTATCAAGGGCCTGGTGTCTGGGGAGGACATTGACAGATTCAG ggcgGCGTTTGAGCGGATATGCCGTCGGGAGGTGCAGGTCCCGGGGCTGGTGGTGATGAGGGACGTGTCCATCGCCAAGTCAGAGTTCGTCCCTGACCAGAAGGCCATCTCCAAGCTGCAGGACTTCCAGGAAGAGCCTGAGTTATTCCGCTACTGTAGCCTGCCTCAG ATCCTGAATTATGTGGAGTGTTTCACTGGTCCCAACATCATGGCCATGCACACCATGCTGATCAACAAGCCCCCAGACACAG GTAATAAGACATCTCGCCACCCCATGCACCAGGACCTGCATTATTTTCCATTCCGTCCGGCGGACCGTATTGTGTGTTCCTGGACCGCCATGGAGAAGGTTCACCGCCAGAACGGCTGTCTGGTGGTCCTTCCTGGTTCTCACCACGGCACCCTCAAAGAACACGACTACCCAGAGTGGGag GGCGGGGTCAATAAGATGTACCACGGTATCCGTGACCACGACCCCAATCATCCCAGGGTGCACCTGGAGATGGAGAAAGGAGACACAGTGTTCTTCCACCCTCTATTGATCCATGGATCTGGAATGAACCAGACGCAGGGCTTCCGCAAG gccatcTCCTGCCACTATGCCAGTGCTGACTCCTATTACATTGACGTGAGGGGAACCACCCAGGAGAACATAGGCCAGGAGGTGAAAGAGATCGCAGCCAGGAAATATGCTGTTAATGACGTCACATTTGAG GATACCTGGGCTGTAAGGGGCCGTCTGGTGCAAGGGGATAGGACCAATCTGTGA